A genomic stretch from Theobroma cacao cultivar B97-61/B2 chromosome 4, Criollo_cocoa_genome_V2, whole genome shotgun sequence includes:
- the LOC18601801 gene encoding probable sodium-coupled neutral amino acid transporter 6 → MSLPATMKIVGVVPGVVLICLGTVGKVLAQASIIINNIGGLIVFLIIIEDVLSGSTSSGVHHAGILEGWFGEHWWTSRAVVVLVLTAVVLVPFLCFKRIDSLRFTSAISFALAVVCLAVVIGITIYKFIMGSIEAPKYFPTITNLSSFWELFTAVPVVIFAYLCHYNVHPIANELADSPSMPTVVKTSVALCAIVYVMTGLFGFFLFGDSTLSDLLSNFDTDLGIPYNSLFNDIVRISYAGHIMLVFPIIFFPLRLNVDGLLFPSAAPLSSDNLRFGLVTVGLIAIILLGAIFIPSIWVAFEFTGATVGALLAFIFPACITLKDPHGIATKKDKILSVFMIIVAVFSTVAAIYSDAYSLLTA, encoded by the exons ATGAGCTTGCCTGCAACCATGAAAATTGTGGGGGTAGTTCCTGGAGTTGTCCTGATT TGCCTTGGAACCGTTGGAAAAGTTCTAGCTCAAGCTAGTATTATCATAAACAACATTGGCGGTCTGATTGTGTTTCTGATCATAATCG AGGATGTGCTATCAGGATCAACTTCCAGTGGGGTTCACCATGCTGGTATTTTGGAAGGCTGGTTTGGAGAACATTGGTGGACTAGTCGTGCCGTTGTTGTTCTAGTCCTAACAGCAGTTGTATTAGTTCCCTTTTTATGTTTCAAGCGCATTG ATTCCTTAAGATTCACGTCTGCTATATCATTTGCATTGGCGGTTGTGTGTCTGGCTGTTGTTATTGGAATCACAATATACAAATTCATAATGGGGAGCATAGAGGCGCCTAAATATTTTCCTACTATTACCAATCTGTCATCCTTTTGGGAGCTCTTCACTGCTGTACCTGTTGTTATCTTTGCATACCTCTGCCACTATAATG TTCATCCAATTGCTAATGAGCTTGCTGACTCTCCTAGTATGCCAACAGTGGTGAAAACTTCAGTTGCTCTCTGCGCCATTGTGTATGTAATGACAGGCTTATTTGGGTTCTTCTTGTTTGGTGACTCCACTCTTTCTGACCTGTTGTCCAACTTCGACACTGATCTAGGCATACCATACAACTCCCTCTTCAATGATATTGTTCGAATCAGCTATGCAGGTCATATCATGCTTGTTTTCCCCATTATTTTCTTCCCTCTGCGCCTCAATGTGGATGGCCTCCTTTTTCCCTCAGCTGCACCTTTGTCTTCAGACAACTTAAGGTTTGGACTGGTCACTGTTGGGCTCATTGCCATTATTCTGCTAGGTGCAATATTCATTCCGAGCATATGGGTAGCGTTTGAGTTCACTGGAGCAACTGTTGGAGCTTTACTTGCCTTCATCTTTCCAGCCTGTATTACTCTCAA GGACCCTCATGGTATAGCAACGAAGAAGGATAAGATTTTATCCGTGTTCATGATCATTGTTGCAGTATTCTCAACTGTGGCAGCCATATACAGTGATGCATACTCTTTGTTAACAGCATGA
- the LOC18601802 gene encoding probable sodium-coupled neutral amino acid transporter 6 codes for MTIGDITPKKERKSRRSKHVVDEKAPLLPKRQDEDVGYDEFNGASFTGAVFNLSTTIVGAGIMALPATMKVLGLILGIAMIIFMAFLTDASIEFLLRFSRAGKTTSYGGLMGDALGKYGRIFLQICVLVNNIGVLIVYMIIIGDVLSGTSSSGVHHAGVLEGWFGEHWWNGRTFVLIVTTLGIFSPLACFKRIDSLRFTSALSVALAVVFLVITVGIAIVKLISGTILMPRLLPDVTDLTSFWKLFTVVPVLVTAYICHYNVHSIDNELEDSSQIRPVVRTALALCSTVYIMTSFFGFLLFGDATLDDVLANFDTDLGIPYSSLLNDAVRVSYAAHLMLVFPIVFFPLRLNMDGLLFPSARPLSLSNTRFAFITAGLITAIFLGANYIPSIWDAFQFTGATAAVCLGFIFPAAIALRDRHFIATKKDKILAIFMIVLAVFSNLVAIYSDAYALFKKNPGAGPRA; via the exons ATGACAATTGGGGATATAACACCAAAGAAGGAGAGGAAGTCAAGGAGGAGCAAACATGTTGTTGATGAGAAGGCTCCATTGTTACCTAAAAGGCAAGATGAAGATGTTGGTTATGATGAATTTAATGGAGCTTCTTTTACTGGGGCAGTGTTTAACTTGTCAACAACAATTGTTGGTGCTGGGATCATGGCCTTGCCTGCAACCATGAAAGTTCTGGGACTAATTCTCGGGATTGCTATGATCATCTTTATGGCATTCTTAACTGATGCCTCAATTGAGTTCTTGCTTAGGTTTAGCAGAGCTGGAAAAACAACTTCATACGGAGGTCTTATGGGAGATGCATTGGGGAAGTATGGGAGAATCTTTTTGCAAATCTGTGTTTTGGTCAACAACATCGGTGTACTTATTGTATACATGATTATTATTG GTGATGTGCTTTCTGGAACATCTTCAAGTGGAGTTCACCATGCTGGTGTCCTTGAAGGGTGGTTTGGAGAACACTGGTGGAATGGGCGTACCTTTGTTCTTATTGTCACGACACTAGGCATCTTCTCTCCATTGGCATGTTTTAAGCGGATTG ATTCATTAAGATTTACATCTGCCTTATCAGTTGCTCTGGCAGTTGTGTTTCTTGTCATTACTGTGGGTATAGCAATTGTCAAGTTGATTAGTGGAACTATACTGATGCCTAGGTTGCTACCTGATGTCACTGATTTGACCTCATTTTGGAAACTCTTCACTGTAGTCCCTGTTTTAGTCACTGCATATATCTGCCATTACAATG TTCACAGCATAGATAATGAACTGGAAGACTCTTCCCAGATAAGACCTGTTGTGCGAACAGCACTTGCTTTATGCTCAACTGTTTACATAATGACAAGCTTTTTTGGATTCCTTCTATTTGGTGATGCAACATTGGATGATGTGCTTGCCAACTTTGATACTGACCTTGGCATTCCCTATAGCTCCTTGCTTAATGATGCTGTCCGTGTTAGCTATGCTGCTCACCTCATGCTTGTGTTTCCCATTGTCTTCTTTCCACTGCGACTCAACATGGATGGCCTTCTCTTCCCTTCTGCAAGGCCTTTAAGTCTGTCCAATACTAGGTTTGCTTTTATTACTGCCGGACTCATCACAGCTATCTTCTTGGGTGCAAATTACATACCCAGCATCTGGGATGCTTTCCAATTCACTGGAGCAACTGCTGCAGTTTGCCTTGGGTTCATTTTTCCTGCTGCTATTGCTCTTAG GGATCGCCACTTTATAGCGACAAAGAAAGACAAGATCTTAGCTATTTTCATGATTGTGCTTGCTGTATTCTCAAACCTGGTGGCCATATATAGTGATGCCTACGCTCTGTTTAAAAAGAATCCAGGAGCAGGACCCAGGGCATGA